From the genome of Adhaeribacter pallidiroseus:
AAGCCAAGTCCTCTCAACTGGCTGGCGCGATACCTTATTGGAAAGAACTGAGTTGGCCTCTTAGCGAATCTCTAATTCAATAATTTAAATGAAAGCCACTACTTTTTTAAAAATTGATCGACATTTTCCTTTGTAATGCGGAGCAGACCGGTGTTAATGGTGGTGGGCACATTGGTAATACCGGAAGCGGCATCGTTGCTGGACAGGCGGTTGGTACGGTGCACCATATCGAATAAAAACTGGGCGCCGTACCAGGTAAATAATTCGCGTTTTTGACCGGCTAGCATTTGTATAACGCCATCTTTTACCAGTTGTAAATGTTCCGGCTCCCAATCGACGGTGGTAATTTTTACTTTGCCTGCTTTACCCGCTTCTTTTACCGCTAATGCTATACCGGGACCAGAATTGGAGTCGAAGCCGCAAATACCGGCTAAGTCCGGGTGAGCAGCTAGTACATCCGACGTGATTTTGGCAGCCAGCTCCACGTTGGCTTTATCGTCGTATTTGCCCACCACTTGCATTTTGGGATATTTTTTTAACACATCCAGTAATCCCTGAAAACCCGCTTCCATGTTAGTAAGGCCCAGAATACCCATGTAAGCAATTTTACCTTGGCCTCCGGTTAAACGCACCATTTCTTCGCCTTGCATTAAACCAATCTGGTACCAATCGGTGCCCAAAAAAGCGTGGCGTTTGGAGTTAGGTACATCCGAATCGTATACTACCGTAGGAATGCCCGCGGCTACGGCTTTGTTAATAGCCTGGGCAATGCCCGGATCGGTGCCGTTGATGAGCAAGCCGGCCGGCCGGGAAGCAATGACTTGTTCGATGGTTTCAATCTGGGCCGGTACATCCCACTCCGACGGACCCAGAATAGCGGTTTTAACTCCCATTTTTTGTCCCCAGCGC
Proteins encoded in this window:
- a CDS encoding substrate-binding domain-containing protein; translation: MQLQIALRDLLVGILTLTVVSCELPPRQKAATPEGTILTTVENDQIRPDEEYVMVTTAISMPMYVNHDQAAFKRWGQKMGVKTAILGPSEWDVPAQIETIEQVIASRPAGLLINGTDPGIAQAINKAVAAGIPTVVYDSDVPNSKRHAFLGTDWYQIGLMQGEEMVRLTGGQGKIAYMGILGLTNMEAGFQGLLDVLKKYPKMQVVGKYDDKANVELAAKITSDVLAAHPDLAGICGFDSNSGPGIALAVKEAGKAGKVKITTVDWEPEHLQLVKDGVIQMLAGQKRELFTWYGAQFLFDMVHRTNRLSSNDAASGITNVPTTINTGLLRITKENVDQFLKK